A region of Paenibacillus sp. 37 DNA encodes the following proteins:
- a CDS encoding AraC family transcriptional regulator has protein sequence MFISPRHQRYFMTSRDQPLPLYIESLGYNGNQEKVSRPVGYPCYHWLQTVKGAGEFKFAGSTVILGEASGILLPPNEPHEYVRAQGEWETLYITFGGSQCPAILESLRLGEAAFHQWEQSSPFNDYGQEVLNSIRSDQDLSGLEASADIYRFLILLKKHGMTGNRSSISHAVERLAPLIAFMEQHYANPEIGLEHMADVTGISSRHLNTLFKQSFGMTAYSYFILLRIRKAKEIMTADHRPTIRETAVRVGFRDASHFVATFRRIEGVTPEQFRNLY, from the coding sequence AACGATATTTCATGACATCACGTGATCAGCCGCTGCCCCTTTATATTGAGAGCCTGGGTTATAACGGCAATCAGGAGAAGGTGTCCAGACCTGTGGGGTATCCCTGTTACCACTGGCTTCAGACCGTGAAGGGAGCCGGAGAATTCAAGTTTGCCGGGTCCACGGTCATACTGGGGGAAGCATCAGGTATTTTGCTGCCACCGAATGAACCGCATGAATATGTGCGCGCCCAAGGAGAGTGGGAGACCCTTTATATTACATTTGGCGGTTCCCAGTGTCCGGCAATCTTGGAGTCACTTAGGCTGGGTGAAGCGGCGTTCCATCAGTGGGAGCAGAGCAGTCCGTTCAACGATTACGGCCAGGAAGTGCTGAATTCAATCAGAAGTGATCAGGATTTGTCGGGACTCGAGGCGTCAGCGGATATATACCGATTTCTGATTTTGCTCAAAAAACATGGCATGACGGGCAATCGGTCTTCGATCTCTCATGCCGTGGAGAGACTCGCTCCGCTCATTGCATTCATGGAACAGCATTATGCGAATCCTGAGATTGGTCTCGAACATATGGCTGACGTCACGGGGATCTCATCCAGACATCTGAACACCTTGTTCAAGCAGTCCTTTGGCATGACAGCCTACAGTTATTTCATTTTGCTGCGCATTCGCAAAGCCAAGGAAATCATGACCGCAGACCATAGACCCACGATTAGGGAAACTGCGGTTAGGGTAGGGTTTCGCGATGCAAGCCATTTTGTAGCAACCTTTCGCAGGATTGAGGGGGTGACTCCTGAACAGTTCCGTAATTTGTACTAA
- a CDS encoding alpha/beta hydrolase, translating into MTTTIPLWDHAAPYAAQGHEDEMPHLIPFIHPGSESAVIVCPGGGYGFLADHEGAPIAELLNRAGISAFVLKYRVAPHQHPAPITDGQRAIRYVRAHAEQYGINPAKIAVLGFSAGGHLTATLGTLYDEGQPDHEDLIERQSSRPDRVILCYPVITMESYGHAGSRENLLGSDASAEQIKAFSAEQQVRADAPEAFIWHTSADQAVPVENSLRYALALGEHGIPYDLHVFEKGSHGLGLAEDNHAIRVWSDLCLTWLKNQGW; encoded by the coding sequence ATGACAACAACGATACCCTTATGGGATCATGCTGCACCATATGCAGCCCAGGGCCATGAAGACGAAATGCCACATTTGATTCCATTTATTCACCCTGGTTCAGAGAGCGCTGTCATTGTGTGTCCAGGTGGCGGTTATGGATTTTTGGCTGATCATGAAGGTGCTCCAATAGCTGAATTGTTGAACCGTGCAGGTATAAGTGCATTTGTCCTGAAATATCGGGTGGCGCCTCACCAGCATCCTGCACCGATAACAGATGGTCAGCGTGCCATACGTTATGTTCGTGCGCATGCTGAGCAGTATGGTATCAACCCTGCCAAGATTGCAGTACTCGGTTTCTCCGCAGGCGGACATCTCACAGCAACATTGGGAACGCTATATGACGAGGGACAACCGGATCATGAGGACCTCATTGAACGCCAGAGTTCACGCCCGGACCGAGTTATTCTCTGTTATCCGGTCATTACGATGGAGTCCTATGGACATGCCGGTTCCCGTGAGAATTTGCTTGGGTCTGATGCGTCTGCCGAGCAGATCAAGGCTTTCAGTGCGGAGCAGCAGGTGAGAGCGGATGCTCCTGAAGCGTTCATCTGGCACACCAGCGCTGACCAGGCAGTGCCTGTAGAGAATAGCTTGCGTTACGCACTTGCATTGGGTGAGCATGGCATTCCCTATGATTTGCACGTTTTTGAAAAAGGTTCACATGGTCTTGGATTGGCTGAGGACAACCATGCGATTCGGGTATGGTCGGATCTGTGTCTCACATGGCTCAAGAATCAAGGCTGGTAA
- a CDS encoding SGNH/GDSL hydrolase family protein: MKLQKNDKLLFIGDSITDCGREHPVGEGSSGLGHGYVAQVYALLRSIYPELMLRVQNVGNGGNTIRDLKQRWDRDVLDLKPDWLTIMIGINDVWRQFDNPLSTDSHVFLEEYESTLRELVASVRPNLKGLVLMTPYYLEANPEDPMRATMDIYGEAVRRVASEYDAVYVDTQAAFAPFWDHFYTSVLTYDRVHPDATGHMVLSKAFLDAIGFEWSGGVKSE; this comes from the coding sequence ATGAAATTGCAAAAAAACGACAAGCTTTTGTTTATCGGGGATTCGATTACAGATTGTGGTCGGGAGCATCCTGTAGGTGAAGGCAGTTCAGGTCTGGGCCATGGTTACGTAGCGCAAGTGTATGCCCTCTTGCGGTCCATCTATCCGGAATTGATGTTGCGTGTCCAAAATGTGGGTAATGGTGGAAATACGATTCGTGATCTGAAACAGCGCTGGGATCGTGATGTGCTTGACCTTAAACCGGACTGGCTGACGATCATGATTGGCATTAATGATGTATGGCGTCAGTTCGACAACCCATTGTCAACAGACTCACATGTGTTTCTTGAAGAATACGAATCCACATTGCGTGAACTGGTGGCTTCGGTTCGTCCCAACCTGAAAGGTCTGGTACTAATGACGCCTTATTATCTTGAGGCCAATCCGGAAGATCCGATGCGGGCAACGATGGATATCTACGGAGAAGCGGTACGCAGGGTAGCCAGTGAGTATGATGCGGTGTATGTGGACACACAGGCTGCATTTGCTCCATTTTGGGATCATTTCTATACGTCTGTGTTGACTTATGACCGGGTACATCCAGATGCAACGGGCCATATGGTACTGTCCAAAGCATTCTTGGATGCCATCGGATTCGAATGGTCAGGCGGCGTCAAATCTGAATAA
- a CDS encoding SMP-30/gluconolactonase/LRE family protein: MSDVTVAVQTPALLGEGPSWDAENNRLLWVDIESFKVHVYDPATGQDQAYDVGEHVGAVVPYRGDEVLVALRSGFHTYHLHTGELHAIEDPEQDKDTNRFNDGKCDAKGRFWAGTMSMNNESKAGSLYCLEQGQPVRTMVQGVSTSNGLGWSPDRQTMYYIDTPTRSIDRFDFDLTAGTIQNRTSVIHIPEEFGFPDGMTVDGEGMLWVAHWGGGRVTRWNPHTSELLQQIEVPADQVTSCCFGGPDLEELYITTARIGIKEERLKETPDAGSLFVIRPGVKGQKTHAYGSQQ; encoded by the coding sequence ATGAGCGACGTAACTGTAGCAGTACAAACCCCGGCATTACTGGGGGAAGGACCAAGCTGGGATGCGGAGAACAATCGATTATTGTGGGTAGATATTGAAAGCTTTAAGGTGCATGTGTATGATCCGGCTACAGGGCAGGATCAGGCTTATGATGTCGGTGAACATGTCGGGGCTGTTGTTCCCTATCGTGGTGACGAAGTTTTGGTTGCTTTACGCAGTGGATTTCATACGTATCACTTGCATACGGGTGAGCTGCATGCCATTGAGGACCCCGAACAAGATAAGGATACCAATCGTTTTAATGATGGAAAATGTGATGCGAAGGGCCGCTTCTGGGCAGGCACGATGAGCATGAATAATGAAAGCAAAGCCGGATCGTTGTATTGTTTGGAGCAAGGGCAACCCGTTCGCACAATGGTACAAGGTGTGTCTACATCCAACGGCCTGGGCTGGAGTCCGGATCGGCAGACCATGTATTACATTGATACCCCGACACGTTCTATTGACCGGTTTGATTTTGATCTGACGGCAGGTACGATACAAAATCGGACAAGTGTCATTCACATACCGGAGGAATTCGGTTTTCCGGATGGGATGACGGTTGATGGTGAGGGCATGCTGTGGGTTGCGCACTGGGGCGGAGGAAGAGTTACTCGCTGGAACCCGCATACATCAGAACTGTTGCAACAGATCGAGGTGCCGGCAGATCAGGTAACATCCTGCTGTTTTGGTGGACCGGATCTCGAAGAGTTATACATTACAACAGCACGTATAGGGATTAAGGAAGAACGTCTGAAAGAGACACCGGATGCGGGCTCACTTTTTGTCATCAGACCGGGAGTTAAAGGGCAAAAGACTCACGCTTATGGTAGCCAGCAATAA
- a CDS encoding VOC family protein: protein MKLNHLNLTVTDVPAAREFLETYFGMTCEGTRGNAFAVMFDDEGFILTLMKGKNVLYPMTFHIGFPQPTEQEVDRIYSLLKDNGFEVDAPKHAHGYTFYVEAPGGFTVEVLC, encoded by the coding sequence ATGAAATTAAATCATCTGAACCTAACAGTTACTGATGTTCCAGCTGCTCGCGAGTTTTTAGAGACTTATTTTGGTATGACATGTGAAGGTACGAGAGGAAACGCATTTGCAGTTATGTTTGATGATGAAGGTTTTATTCTCACCCTAATGAAGGGTAAAAACGTACTCTATCCAATGACTTTTCATATCGGATTTCCCCAACCGACCGAACAAGAGGTTGACAGGATATATAGTCTTTTGAAAGACAATGGTTTTGAAGTAGACGCACCTAAGCATGCACACGGTTATACTTTTTATGTTGAAGCCCCTGGTGGATTTACTGTTGAAGTCTTGTGTTAA
- a CDS encoding X2-like carbohydrate binding domain-containing protein, whose product MRTFMGKLRMMSLTVAVVTASLGGLAGTTAAAPSEAYEWKNVVTGAGGGFVPGIIFNESEKDLIYARTDIGGAYRWNAADERWIPLTDFVGWDDWNKNGVDALATDPVDPNRVYMAVGTYTNSWDQNNGSILRSTDRGDTWQTTTLPFKVGGNMPGRSMGERLTVDPNDNSILYFGARSGHGLWKSTDYGVTWNEVTSFPNPGNYVQDPSNEYTSDIVGLAWITFDKTTGSAGQATQTIYVGVADKAQSVYRSTNGGLTWSAVAGQPTGYLPHHGVFDSDGSLYITYSDGVGPYDGAKGDVWKLNTSTGVWTNISPVPSSSTDNYFGYGGLAVDAQNPGTLMVATLNSWWPDATLFRSTDGGATWTRIWEFDGYPNRKLRYTQDISAAPWLTFGTNPAPPETTPKLGWMIGDLEIDPFDSDRMMYGTGATIYGTKNLTDWDDDEKINISVMAKGVEEIAVLDLISPPSGAHLISGVGDVSGFRHNNLDQAPATIFTSPNYSSTESLDFAELSPNTMVRVGKADYAADPNAKSIGLSSDGGTTWYKANAEPAGTTGGGTVAISANGNRLVWSTSDKGVHYSTGGNSWTASTGIPAQAKVISDRVNPNKFYGFAAGKIYVSVNGGATFTASSATGLPMEGNADLDAVPGVEGELWFAGGSEEEGPYGLWHSTDSGATFTKLANVEEADSIGFGKAAPGQSVVALYTVAQIDGTRGFFRSDDGGANWVRINDDQHQYARVTTITGDPRLYGRVYLGTNGRGILYADRVGGNNGGGTPVTNSAITPVTAEFDRKAGNQVNIPVTLTLNGNTLASIRNGNATLVPGTDYTLTGNEVVLSKNYLASLPNGAATLTFQFSAGDPATLNLLIKDTTAAPVGTIRIEMFNSNTSATGSSISPKFKLTNTGTTAMNLSDVKIRYYYTINGEQPQNFFADWATAGSSNVTGTFSALNPARTGADHVLEIGFTASAGTLSAGQSTEIHTRISKNNWTNYTQTDDYSFAGSQTSYTDWSKVTGYIAGSLQWGIEP is encoded by the coding sequence ATGAGAACGTTTATGGGGAAATTGCGAATGATGAGCCTGACGGTTGCCGTAGTAACCGCCTCGCTGGGAGGACTTGCTGGAACAACAGCGGCGGCACCAAGTGAAGCTTATGAGTGGAAAAATGTGGTGACGGGTGCAGGAGGCGGGTTTGTACCGGGCATTATTTTCAACGAGTCGGAAAAGGATCTGATCTATGCCCGTACAGATATCGGGGGAGCCTATCGCTGGAATGCGGCTGACGAGAGGTGGATACCCTTAACGGATTTTGTCGGCTGGGATGACTGGAACAAGAATGGTGTGGACGCACTGGCTACGGACCCAGTTGATCCTAATCGGGTGTATATGGCAGTTGGGACGTATACGAATTCGTGGGACCAAAATAATGGCTCCATCTTGCGCTCTACGGACCGGGGAGATACATGGCAGACCACAACACTTCCGTTCAAAGTTGGCGGCAACATGCCGGGACGTTCAATGGGAGAACGTCTGACCGTGGACCCAAATGATAACAGTATTCTGTATTTCGGTGCACGAAGTGGTCATGGGTTATGGAAAAGTACCGATTACGGTGTGACCTGGAACGAAGTCACAAGCTTCCCGAATCCGGGAAATTATGTGCAAGATCCTTCGAATGAATATACCAGTGACATCGTAGGTCTGGCATGGATTACGTTTGACAAAACAACAGGTTCGGCAGGGCAAGCAACCCAGACCATCTATGTGGGTGTTGCGGATAAAGCTCAAAGCGTGTATCGCAGCACAAATGGCGGCCTGACCTGGTCAGCTGTTGCTGGTCAACCTACAGGTTATCTCCCGCATCATGGTGTGTTTGATTCAGACGGCAGCCTCTATATTACCTACAGCGATGGTGTTGGACCGTATGATGGGGCAAAAGGTGACGTGTGGAAACTGAATACGTCGACAGGTGTCTGGACCAACATCAGCCCTGTTCCAAGCAGCAGCACGGATAATTATTTTGGATATGGCGGATTGGCTGTTGATGCTCAGAATCCCGGTACATTGATGGTTGCGACATTAAATTCCTGGTGGCCTGATGCCACGTTGTTCCGCAGTACAGATGGCGGAGCGACGTGGACACGCATATGGGAATTTGATGGATATCCGAACCGGAAGTTACGGTATACACAGGATATTTCGGCAGCGCCATGGCTCACATTTGGTACCAATCCTGCCCCACCCGAAACAACCCCGAAACTGGGCTGGATGATCGGTGATCTGGAGATTGATCCGTTTGATTCGGATCGCATGATGTATGGAACAGGTGCTACGATCTATGGAACGAAGAATCTGACAGACTGGGATGATGATGAAAAAATCAATATTTCAGTGATGGCGAAGGGGGTTGAGGAGATTGCCGTACTGGATCTGATCAGCCCGCCAAGTGGTGCACATTTGATAAGCGGGGTGGGGGATGTCTCCGGATTCCGTCATAACAATCTGGACCAGGCGCCAGCTACCATATTTACGAGCCCGAACTATTCTTCCACAGAAAGTCTGGATTTTGCAGAGTTAAGTCCAAATACGATGGTTCGCGTAGGTAAAGCAGATTATGCTGCTGATCCAAATGCAAAATCCATTGGTTTGTCGAGTGATGGGGGGACTACGTGGTATAAGGCCAATGCAGAACCTGCCGGCACAACCGGAGGGGGGACTGTAGCCATCTCTGCGAATGGTAACCGACTCGTATGGAGCACGTCAGATAAAGGTGTACATTATTCGACTGGCGGCAATTCATGGACGGCAAGTACGGGCATACCTGCACAGGCGAAAGTGATTTCGGATCGTGTGAATCCAAACAAATTTTATGGATTTGCAGCGGGTAAAATCTATGTGAGTGTGAACGGTGGTGCTACTTTCACGGCATCATCTGCGACCGGACTTCCGATGGAAGGAAATGCCGATCTGGATGCCGTTCCAGGTGTTGAAGGCGAACTCTGGTTTGCAGGTGGTAGTGAGGAAGAAGGTCCTTATGGATTATGGCATTCCACAGATTCAGGAGCGACATTCACAAAGCTTGCCAATGTAGAGGAAGCAGACAGTATCGGATTTGGTAAAGCGGCCCCTGGGCAGAGCGTTGTTGCGTTATACACGGTTGCACAGATCGATGGAACACGTGGATTCTTCCGCTCCGATGACGGTGGTGCCAATTGGGTTCGTATCAATGATGATCAGCATCAGTATGCTCGTGTAACCACAATTACGGGTGATCCGCGTTTGTATGGAAGAGTATATCTCGGAACAAATGGCCGCGGAATTTTGTATGCTGACCGTGTTGGAGGTAACAATGGCGGGGGTACTCCAGTGACCAACTCTGCGATTACACCGGTTACAGCCGAATTTGATCGCAAAGCAGGCAATCAGGTTAATATTCCAGTCACGTTAACACTTAACGGCAATACACTTGCATCCATCCGTAACGGGAATGCAACGCTGGTTCCAGGTACAGATTACACGTTGACAGGCAATGAGGTCGTATTAAGTAAAAACTACCTGGCTTCACTGCCAAATGGCGCAGCGACGCTAACCTTTCAATTCAGTGCAGGCGACCCTGCGACCTTGAATCTGCTCATTAAAGACACGACAGCTGCACCTGTTGGAACCATACGCATTGAGATGTTTAACAGCAACACTTCAGCGACGGGCAGCTCGATTAGTCCCAAATTTAAACTGACAAACACAGGTACTACAGCCATGAATCTGTCTGATGTGAAAATCAGATACTATTACACGATAAATGGTGAACAGCCTCAGAACTTCTTCGCTGACTGGGCGACAGCTGGCAGTTCGAATGTAACAGGCACGTTCAGTGCACTCAATCCAGCTCGGACAGGTGCTGACCACGTGCTTGAGATTGGATTCACAGCTTCCGCTGGAACTCTGAGTGCAGGACAAAGCACGGAAATCCATACGCGCATCTCCAAGAACAATTGGACCAACTATACGCAAACGGATGATTATTCTTTTGCAGGTAGTCAGACTTCCTATACGGACTGGTCCAAAGTCACCGGTTATATCGCGGGAAGTCTCCAATGGGGAATTGAACCATAA
- a CDS encoding response regulator transcription factor — protein MNRLCKVLIVDDEFLVRQGIKHHMNWEAEGFIIVGEASNGEEGLQQVNLLKPDIVITDIVMPVMDGETFVRTLKASNPQIEVIVLSSFSEFEYVRSTLQHGAADYILKPKLDTNELLQVLQRTAGKIPELQFEPSHDGWRLGQLMEKMLSGFTLDEDSEMPIIRDTFPYESFRLLVYKPVGAGGNPLKMDQEQIESKLRSDLPEVECAMVPAEGTLPVMLLNVDPARDEWMLERIRQLASENAAGEGSPGWVLSESFTSFEQMGVVYRERLIKLIEYRFYYKDRPILVYGELPPMHPAGYQFNVNMFLQHVKRNRVEAAREYLQDHAKTLGRDYIADVFEIKSFLGNLIFNVTITLADMDVQSAGLEESKYTYFKNVDGASSLDEVMTVLDQFMTEVQECSVGAGGKRSDPNMKMLLDYMHEHFDQPLGLAEVAKHFHFNPSYLSSYFSSHKKEGFNEYLNKIRIEKAEELLRSDDVTISEISSMVGYSDHSYFCKVFKKFTGLSPSRYRRKFWA, from the coding sequence ATGAACCGGTTGTGCAAGGTGCTGATTGTTGACGATGAGTTTCTGGTAAGACAGGGCATAAAGCACCATATGAACTGGGAAGCGGAAGGATTTATCATTGTGGGTGAAGCTTCCAACGGTGAAGAAGGATTACAGCAGGTGAACCTGTTAAAACCGGATATTGTGATCACCGACATTGTCATGCCTGTCATGGATGGCGAAACGTTTGTCCGTACACTAAAAGCCAGTAATCCGCAGATTGAAGTTATTGTACTTAGCAGCTTCAGTGAATTCGAGTATGTACGTTCAACGCTTCAGCACGGGGCAGCAGATTATATACTGAAACCCAAGCTGGATACAAATGAATTATTGCAAGTCCTTCAACGCACAGCGGGTAAAATTCCCGAGCTACAGTTCGAGCCGTCGCACGATGGCTGGAGACTGGGGCAATTGATGGAGAAGATGTTGTCCGGATTTACACTGGATGAAGATAGCGAAATGCCGATCATTCGAGATACCTTTCCGTATGAATCCTTTCGCTTGCTGGTGTATAAACCCGTGGGTGCTGGAGGGAATCCGCTGAAGATGGATCAGGAACAGATTGAATCCAAGCTCCGCAGTGATCTGCCTGAAGTAGAATGTGCAATGGTTCCCGCAGAGGGTACATTACCTGTGATGCTCCTTAATGTCGATCCTGCGAGAGATGAATGGATGCTTGAACGGATCAGACAGTTGGCCAGTGAAAATGCAGCAGGAGAAGGCAGTCCTGGTTGGGTGCTTAGTGAAAGCTTTACTTCATTTGAACAGATGGGTGTTGTTTACCGGGAACGCCTGATTAAGCTGATTGAATATCGTTTCTATTATAAGGATCGACCAATCCTGGTGTATGGTGAACTGCCTCCAATGCATCCCGCAGGTTACCAGTTTAATGTGAATATGTTTTTGCAGCATGTGAAGCGTAACCGGGTCGAAGCGGCAAGGGAGTATTTACAGGATCATGCAAAAACACTTGGACGGGATTATATTGCCGATGTGTTTGAGATCAAATCATTTCTCGGTAACTTGATCTTCAACGTGACCATTACCCTCGCGGATATGGATGTCCAGTCTGCCGGGCTGGAAGAGAGCAAATATACGTATTTTAAAAATGTGGACGGGGCTTCGAGTCTGGACGAAGTCATGACTGTGCTTGACCAATTCATGACGGAAGTTCAGGAGTGCTCCGTTGGTGCGGGTGGAAAACGAAGTGATCCCAACATGAAGATGCTGCTGGATTACATGCATGAGCACTTTGATCAGCCGCTCGGGCTTGCTGAAGTAGCCAAGCACTTTCATTTTAATCCCTCGTATTTATCCAGTTATTTTTCATCTCACAAAAAAGAAGGATTTAATGAATACTTGAATAAAATCCGGATTGAAAAAGCCGAGGAACTGCTTCGATCCGATGATGTAACGATTTCTGAGATTAGCAGTATGGTAGGCTATTCCGATCATAGTTACTTTTGCAAGGTGTTCAAAAAATTCACCGGATTATCACCAAGCCGATACCGGCGCAAATTCTGGGCATAA
- a CDS encoding sensor histidine kinase, whose product MKKWMNQLSRLGLFPKLFLVMVVSIVLVSVLILWTTIHMSTNLFTETFSITNSKVLNQIKTNFESFNEAIAAVSNNVTQSGSIRGFLSEGDADSLTMAKSFYNMRETMDRIQSITESYEVGITIIGINGRSYSTNRAHLQLSVDELKQEPITMEAAETPSRLIFDVYQNEATLGSQQMISATKALTDRTRSRIYGTLYVTMREDIFRQFYSSFTSRGNDVVIMNEKGEIVSSNREDWIGTTQLDLLSYARDMNNNSPRSINARVMDQDSVVLSEYLPFYRFYIVNVVDKDLAMGQLIDMKTVALICAAIVVGALILVFLITSQITKSLRRLVKQMSNITKSDLDNYIPVSGSYESRQLGHAYNYMLDELHDYVDQLVQTQHEQRNAELAALQSQINPHFLYNTLASVKVLVQQGNKDRAAETINALIGLLQNTISDVSQTVTVEQEVENLKNYVFINHVRYGGRIKAAFYVAPDCTHYHVPKLVIQPFIENAFFHGFIKKETGTIHVMVSRAGESLICEIMDNGDGIEGLVLGETLPNPKNNRQLFSGIGIRNVHDRIELLYGSPYGVTIMSTVGEGTRVTVTLPLITS is encoded by the coding sequence ATGAAGAAATGGATGAACCAATTATCTCGTCTCGGATTGTTTCCCAAGTTGTTTCTGGTTATGGTGGTCAGTATTGTCCTTGTTTCTGTACTCATCTTATGGACGACCATTCATATGTCAACCAATCTGTTTACTGAGACGTTCAGTATCACAAACTCCAAGGTGCTTAATCAGATCAAAACAAATTTTGAATCCTTTAATGAGGCCATTGCTGCCGTATCGAATAATGTGACGCAGAGTGGATCGATCCGAGGATTCCTGTCCGAAGGAGATGCCGATTCCCTCACGATGGCCAAATCCTTCTATAATATGAGGGAAACGATGGATCGAATTCAATCCATCACAGAATCCTACGAAGTCGGGATAACAATTATCGGGATTAATGGACGGAGCTATTCCACGAATCGTGCTCACCTTCAGTTGTCCGTGGATGAATTGAAGCAGGAGCCAATTACGATGGAAGCCGCTGAGACGCCGAGTCGTCTTATCTTTGATGTTTACCAAAACGAGGCAACGCTCGGGAGTCAGCAGATGATCTCTGCAACGAAGGCGTTGACGGACCGAACACGCAGCCGAATATACGGTACGCTCTATGTCACGATGAGAGAAGACATATTCCGGCAATTTTACAGCAGCTTTACAAGTCGTGGCAATGATGTAGTCATTATGAATGAAAAAGGTGAGATTGTATCATCGAATCGTGAAGACTGGATCGGAACAACCCAGCTGGATTTGCTATCATATGCCCGGGATATGAACAACAACTCTCCGAGAAGTATTAATGCTCGTGTGATGGATCAGGATAGCGTTGTGCTATCCGAGTATTTACCGTTCTATCGGTTTTATATTGTCAATGTAGTGGATAAGGATCTGGCGATGGGTCAACTTATCGACATGAAGACGGTTGCCCTGATCTGTGCAGCTATCGTTGTGGGGGCACTCATCCTTGTGTTTCTCATCACCAGTCAGATTACCAAGTCACTGCGCAGACTTGTGAAGCAGATGTCCAACATTACAAAAAGTGATCTGGACAACTACATTCCGGTGAGTGGAAGCTACGAGAGCAGGCAGCTTGGTCATGCTTACAATTACATGCTTGATGAACTGCATGATTATGTGGATCAGTTAGTGCAGACACAGCATGAACAACGGAACGCAGAGCTTGCGGCATTACAGAGTCAGATTAATCCTCACTTCTTGTACAATACACTTGCATCTGTCAAAGTTCTGGTGCAACAAGGCAACAAAGACAGGGCTGCGGAGACGATTAATGCATTAATTGGATTGCTGCAAAATACGATCAGTGATGTGAGTCAGACTGTTACAGTGGAACAAGAAGTCGAGAATTTGAAAAATTATGTCTTCATTAATCACGTCAGATATGGTGGTCGGATTAAAGCAGCTTTCTACGTGGCTCCGGATTGTACACACTATCATGTACCCAAACTGGTGATTCAGCCGTTTATTGAGAATGCATTTTTCCATGGATTCATCAAGAAAGAAACGGGTACGATTCATGTCATGGTTTCCAGAGCGGGAGAATCACTCATCTGTGAGATTATGGACAACGGGGATGGAATTGAAGGACTTGTCTTGGGAGAAACGTTGCCCAATCCAAAGAACAATCGTCAATTATTTAGCGGTATCGGTATTCGCAATGTACATGACCGTATTGAGTTATTATATGGTTCACCTTATGGTGTCACCATTATGAGTACGGTTGGGGAAGGAACGAGAGTCACCGTTACACTACCTTTAATCACGAGTTGA